In Pomacea canaliculata isolate SZHN2017 linkage group LG12, ASM307304v1, whole genome shotgun sequence, a single genomic region encodes these proteins:
- the LOC112577376 gene encoding LOW QUALITY PROTEIN: iroquois-class homeodomain protein IRX-6-like (The sequence of the model RefSeq protein was modified relative to this genomic sequence to represent the inferred CDS: inserted 1 base in 1 codon), with product MSYAAHLGFQATPGALSQSQVPSSPSTPTPGRGCCENGRPVLTXPHTGQSVCSCQYSSALLGYSRLPGLTSALFPPGAYSPGAASQGYTVSLGSEGSAFYTPLAASGANLRDSTEAWRSLTQPSLYDTTAMGFYPYGSYGGLDLNARRKNATRESTNTLKAWLHEHIKNPYPTKGEKIMLAIITKMTLTQVSTWFANARRRLKKENKMTWSPRNRSESGEDDDDDEDKAGDGDIDDNDKRLNQRNSREEEIDVENTHTTLDHHSDGGSRKPGSKPALNHSVETDCISPAPSIGEDSRSRLSPPQSRDSYSGYNLEGHTPSDFDGDQQKPKIWSVSDFLLPGKINKVSSNSINSHPNPNNTLTTTTSTTPISNTISSSSTDYNNSSSNKTRSDPSSCRESGMKMDTMRCVPISPSCPDSAMDLTGKTVAVAAAAASVAAAAAAAHAHAHAHAHVSALSARGAAGGFFPPMTSLPAPQHLGSYQSALANYAVHTTHSPFALASAAEMSKLVMRPMATRLSPYSSPKQAQGFESHFPPPRDFSVVREGD from the exons ATGTCGTATGCAGCTCATCTCGGCTTCCAGGCAACTCCTGGAGCTTTGTCACAGTCACAG GTACCATCTAGTCCATCCACTCCAACACCAGGCAGAGGTTGCTGTGAGAACGGGAGACCAGTCCTGA GACCCCACACAGGACAGTCCGTGTGTTCGTGCCAGTACAGCTCGGCCTTGCTGGGGTACTCTCGCCTACCCGGCCTGACGTCGGCATTGTTTCCTCCGGGGGCGTATTCTCCTGGGGCAGCTTCGCAAGGCTACACCGTCTCGCTGGGGTCGGAGGGCTCAGCCTTCTACACACCATTG GCTGCAAGCGGAGCGAATTTGAGAGACAGCACGGAGGCGTGGCGATCTTTGACACAACCCTCCCTCTATGACACAACGGCCATGGGCTTTTATCCATATGGAAG TTATGGTGGCCTGGACCTCAACGCTCGTCGCAAGAACGCTACCCGCGAGAGCACCAACACCCTGAAAGCCTGGCTGCACGAGCACATCAAGAACCCGTACCCGACGAAAGGCGAGAAGATCATGCTGGCCATCATCACCAAGATGACCCTGACCCAGGTGTCCACGTGGTTCGCCAACGCCCGGCGCCGCCTGAAGAAGGAGAACAAGATGACCTGGTCACCCAGGAACCGCAGCGAGAGCGGagaagacgatgatgacgatgaagataAGGCCGGCGATGGTGACATCGATGACAACGACAAGAGACTAAATC AAAGAAACTCGAGAGAGGAAGAAATTGATGTGGAAAACACTCACACAACTTTGGACCACCACAGTGATGGAGGTTCTCGGAAGCCTGGTTCAAAACCCGCTCTGAACCACTCGGTGGAGACTGACTGCATCTCCCCAGCTCCCAGCATCGGTGAAGACTCCAGAAGCCGACTATCTCCccctcagtcacgtgactcgtacTCCGGTTACAACTTGGAGGGTCACACACCCAGCGACTTTGACGGCGATCAGCAGAAGCCCAAAATATGGTCTGTCAGTGACTTCCTCTTGCCTGGCAAGATCAACAaagtcagcagcaacagcatcaacagTCATCCCAACCCCAACAACACCCTCACCACAACCACCAGCACGACCCCTATCAGCAATACCATCAGTAGCAGCAGCACAGactacaacaacagcagcagcaacaagacCAGGAGTGATCCCAGCAGCTGCAGGGAGTCTGGCATGAAGATGGACACCATGCGCTGTGTCCCCATCTCGCCCAGCTGTCCCGACTCCGCCATGGATCTCACCGGAAAGACAGTCGCCGTcgctgcagcagcagcctccgtagcagctgcagcagccgcCGCCCACGCGCACgcccacgcgcatgcgcacgtcTCGGCCCTGTCTGCGCGCGGCGCAGCCGGCGGCTTTTTCCCGccgatgacgtcacttccggcgcCGCAGCACCTGGGCTCGTACCAGTCGGCGCTGGCCAACTACGCCGTCCACACTACCCACTCGCCCTTCGCTCTCGCCTCCGCGGCGGAAATGAGCAAGCTGGTCATGCGCCCTATGGCCACCAGGCTCAGCCCCTACAGCAGTCCCAAACAGGCTCAGGGGTTCGAGTCGCATTTTCCTCCCCCGCGTGACTTCAGCGTCGTGCGAGAAGGGGACTGA